One Sebaldella sp. S0638 genomic region harbors:
- a CDS encoding Alb1 domain-containing protein, translating into MARETTVEVDIEVSTKYTEKVKKAEERVKRLNKAASKTKTPKKPLTEMEKYQQSIDRTYKLLQKLEKQQKSIGKLKNIETTLKASVKVTVKDTGDSKNFSPNGNEETNTLVDNSALIGLLQGILFKLQECQGTILNGHMIMMNIEGYLISACNSLRIGNHNNLLWNVLKHVMLSNIHNVLETNNANNINIIGELSKINSALNNMEITNNMGSGTSESESKEETKDEIGRFLDGVAGIGGAVASVLAVTGVGAVPAAVIGAVAAAPAGIYKMHRSFSKLSDKAFEWFTNEKVVNRGFLSYETVHKETGVKTKYGLWGMVYGKETYDPNTGSIKKHGWFGNVEAEGKVLDASSLNAAMASNMIDLMGPINALTKVTEKNANNQLNPMTMAGIQASQIDTGVNTGFNPATTSSLNTQQGTGIEEKLALMQSSSTENMNALALLWDNYLQKVSLVYDMIILTMTMKHMLMTMNTLLTVLNLYLTWLTLPPMLEIVWQQILGSADAFLSNLKSKFATAIAEIKQQMAELSSISINPPSSGKGPGNTYTGSNFWRGGLTYVGERGRELIQYPTGERFMADAKMLMNLPKGTKIFRNFMTERMMNNGFSESSMTTMDENNQLKKLGGFNGLSVVLV; encoded by the coding sequence ATGGCTAGAGAAACAACCGTAGAGGTCGATATTGAGGTTAGTACGAAATATACCGAGAAGGTGAAGAAGGCGGAGGAGAGAGTAAAAAGGCTGAATAAGGCGGCTTCGAAGACGAAGACTCCGAAAAAACCTCTTACTGAAATGGAGAAGTATCAGCAGAGTATTGATAGGACTTATAAGCTCTTGCAAAAATTGGAAAAGCAACAGAAGAGTATTGGTAAACTTAAAAATATAGAAACTACTTTGAAGGCTAGCGTTAAGGTAACCGTGAAAGATACAGGAGATTCAAAAAATTTCAGTCCAAATGGAAATGAGGAAACGAATACACTTGTTGATAATTCAGCTCTAATTGGACTACTTCAGGGAATTTTATTTAAACTTCAAGAATGTCAGGGAACAATTCTTAACGGTCATATGATAATGATGAATATTGAAGGGTATTTGATATCTGCTTGTAATTCGTTGAGAATCGGGAATCATAATAATCTTTTGTGGAATGTTCTTAAACATGTGATGTTATCAAATATACATAATGTTTTAGAAACTAATAATGCCAATAATATTAATATTATTGGTGAACTTTCTAAAATTAATTCAGCACTAAACAATATGGAAATAACTAACAATATGGGTAGTGGAACAAGTGAGAGTGAGAGTAAAGAAGAAACTAAAGATGAAATTGGACGATTTTTAGATGGTGTAGCGGGAATAGGAGGGGCAGTAGCTTCTGTTTTAGCGGTAACAGGAGTAGGGGCAGTGCCAGCGGCGGTAATAGGAGCTGTAGCAGCAGCTCCAGCTGGGATTTATAAGATGCATAGATCTTTTTCGAAACTTTCTGATAAAGCTTTTGAATGGTTTACTAATGAAAAAGTTGTAAATAGGGGTTTCCTATCATATGAAACTGTTCATAAAGAGACAGGGGTGAAAACTAAATATGGACTGTGGGGAATGGTATATGGAAAAGAAACATATGATCCAAATACAGGAAGTATAAAAAAACATGGTTGGTTTGGAAATGTAGAAGCCGAAGGAAAAGTTCTGGATGCATCTAGTTTAAATGCTGCAATGGCTAGTAATATGATAGATTTAATGGGACCTATAAATGCTCTAACTAAAGTAACAGAAAAAAATGCTAATAATCAATTAAATCCAATGACTATGGCAGGAATTCAAGCAAGCCAAATTGATACGGGCGTAAATACAGGCTTTAATCCAGCAACTACCTCATCCCTAAATACACAACAAGGCACAGGAATCGAAGAAAAACTTGCTTTAATGCAGTCCTCATCAACAGAAAACATGAACGCACTAGCATTACTTTGGGACAACTACCTACAAAAAGTAAGTTTAGTTTACGATATGATAATACTGACAATGACAATGAAACACATGTTAATGACAATGAACACACTATTAACTGTACTAAACTTATACCTAACATGGTTAACTTTACCGCCAATGCTTGAAATAGTATGGCAGCAGATACTTGGCAGTGCAGATGCATTTCTATCAAACTTGAAGTCAAAATTTGCCACAGCAATAGCTGAAATAAAACAGCAAATGGCAGAATTATCATCAATTAGTATAAATCCCCCATCTTCCGGTAAAGGCCCTGGAAATACATACACAGGTAGTAACTTCTGGAGAGGTGGACTTACATATGTAGGGGAAAGAGGACGTGAATTAATCCAGTATCCTACAGGGGAACGTTTCATGGCGGATGCAAAAATGCTGATGAATCTGCCGAAAGGGACGAAAATCTTCAGAAACTTCATGACAGAAAGAATGATGAATAATGGCTTTTCTGAAAGCAGTATGACGACAATGGATGAAAACAATCAGTTAAAGAAATTAGGTGGATTCAATGGTTTATCAGTGGTGTTAGTATGA
- a CDS encoding phage tail assembly protein: protein MEIKLEKTYDINGEMTDTIELDFDKLTGRQLIQLEKEFKKENKGELILVANNAFAAKVAAFCAGLREDDILDFSGKDFTTVTTEVTVFLNS, encoded by the coding sequence ATGGAAATTAAATTGGAAAAAACATATGACATTAACGGGGAAATGACAGATACTATAGAGCTGGATTTTGACAAGCTTACAGGAAGACAGCTTATACAGCTTGAAAAAGAATTTAAGAAGGAAAACAAAGGGGAGTTAATATTAGTAGCGAATAATGCTTTTGCAGCTAAGGTAGCAGCTTTTTGTGCAGGGTTAAGAGAAGATGATATTCTTGATTTTTCCGGGAAAGACTTTACTACAGTAACGACAGAGGTAACGGTTTTTTTGAATTCATAA
- a CDS encoding phage major tail tube protein — MSTHVPAAINAAKVYIDGSNEVTGIAEVTLPELKFMVAEIEGFDIAGKIEEPIIGSTDVMDLVMKFSAINGDISNINDQQAHTFHLRAAQQHIDSATGSAVLKGLKVDIKGKVKEFKGGTIKAGEKTETEIVVSCLAYKVTLDGKEIINIDKLGFKSSINGIDQAKRFQSLLS; from the coding sequence ATGAGTACACATGTACCTGCGGCGATAAATGCTGCAAAAGTATACATTGACGGAAGTAATGAAGTAACAGGGATAGCTGAGGTAACGCTTCCTGAATTAAAATTTATGGTGGCTGAAATAGAAGGTTTTGATATAGCCGGTAAGATAGAAGAGCCTATAATAGGGTCTACAGATGTAATGGATCTTGTAATGAAATTTTCTGCTATAAACGGAGATATTTCAAATATAAACGATCAGCAGGCACACACATTCCATTTGAGAGCAGCTCAGCAGCATATTGATTCTGCTACGGGAAGTGCTGTTTTAAAAGGACTTAAAGTGGATATAAAAGGAAAAGTAAAAGAATTCAAGGGCGGGACTATAAAAGCCGGAGAAAAAACAGAAACTGAGATAGTTGTTTCTTGTCTTGCGTACAAAGTGACTTTAGACGGAAAAGAGATAATAAATATAGATAAATTAGGATTTAAGAGCAGCATAAACGGTATAGACCAGGCGAAAAGATTCCAAAGTCTGTTAAGTTAG